Genomic DNA from Pseudomonadota bacterium:
AGACCAGCCGCCACTGCGTGCTCCTTGCCAAAGCGCCGGCTCAGCCCGACCACACCAATCCGGTCGTCACGGGCCCGGTGGCCTTCGAGCACCCGGCGCGTGCCGTCGGTGCTGCCGTCGTCGACGAACACGAACTCGAACGCGCAGTCGACCGTTGCCGTCACCTCGCCCAGGCGGTGCAACAGCGCGCCGAGCCCGGGCGCCTCGTTGTGCACCGGGACGACGATCGACACCAACGGGCGGCCGCCCGGCGCCGTCGGCGTGGCGCCGGCGTCCGGCGGCGAAGCCACGGCGCACGCGGCGGGGGGCCGCCGGGCCCGGGTCGCAACAGGGTGGGTCATGGCGGTGGCGGCCTCGGCGTGGGGTTGGGGCGAAGACCCTACGAGGCCGGTCTGGCGTCTTGCTGAAGCCCCGCTGAATGTGCGCTGAAAGCCGGTGCGCCTGTCCGCATCCCATCCCAAACACCGCCGCACCGGGGCGATGTGCCGGCGTCACGCCAACACCGCAGCCGTGTCACCACCGCGAAAGCAGCACACATCCCACCGAGAACCGCAATGAATTCAATGTATTAGGCTATCGCGCACCTGCTCGACGGCCCCGATCAGGCATCCGTCCCGTGATTTCACGACTGCATGCGCGATCCGCCCGATGGTGATACGCCAAGCGCGGACCCACAGTCCGGTTCCGTTTGCCGCCCCGCGTGATGCCCATGGACCACCCCGACACCCCGCCTGATGCCTTCCCACCCCTGCTCGGCCCCGCCGCGCTGGTCGTCGCGAGCCTCGCCACGGCGGTGCTGGTGGGCTGCGACGATTTCGACCCGGCGGCCGTGAACTTCACGCAGGACGACGTCGTTGCCGTCGGCGACGTGCGGACGCTCGACGTGCAGGGCCGGACGTTCACGTCGCTGCCCGAGAACGGCCCGGTGGTGAACCCGCTCGAGGCCGCGCTCGGCCGCGACCTCTTCTGGGACCCGATCCTCTCGGGCAACCGGGACGTCGCCTGCGCCACCTGCCACCTGCCCGAGCACGGCTACACCGACGGGCAGTTCCGCTCGATCGGTGTGGGCGGCAGCGGCCGCGGCGCGAACCGCGTGGTGGGCCACACCCGGCGCGTGCCGCGCAACGCGCAATCGGTGTTGAACACCGCCTGGCAGGGCATCGACGTGCTGGGCAACGTCGACCCCACCACCGCGCCGATGTTCTGGGACAACCGCGTGACCACGCTCGAGGCGCAGGCGCTCGAGCCGATCCGCTCGCGCGAGGAGATGCGCGGCGACAACTTTACCGTGGCCCAGATGGAAGCCGAAGTGGTCAACCGCCTGAACGGCATTGCGGCCTACAGCACCGCCTTCAACACGGCCTTCGGCAGCGCGCCGATCACGCTCGAACAGGTGGGCCGCGCGCTCGCCGCCTTCCAGCGCACGCTGGTCGCCAACAACGCGCCCTTTGACCGCTGGATGCGCGGCGAACCCAACGCCATGACGCCGAACCAGCTCTCGGGCATGGTCGAGTTCGCGGCCTCGGGCTGCGCCGACTGCCACAGCGGGCCACTCTTCTCCGACCACCAACTGCGGGTGCTGGGCGTGCGCGAGGGCCAGGGTCTCGCCCAACCCGACGACGGCGACGGCAACTTCGCCTTCCGCACCCCGAGCCTGCGCCAGCTCGACTTCACCGGACCGTTCTTCCACGCCGGGCAGTTTGCAACCCTGGGGCAAGCGGTGGACTTCTACGACGAGCGCCGCAGCTCCGATAACCCGAACGTGCCCTCGAGCGCACTCGACCCGGAGCTGCTCCAGGTGCCGGAGATGGAAGACGGCCGCGGCGCGATCATCGCCGACTTCCTGCGCGCGCTGAACGACCCGGGCTTCGACCGGAGCGAACCCGCGACTGTGCCGAGTGGCCTGTCACCGGGCGGCTTCTAGCACGGCGCAGCCGAAGCCGAGCGTCGCGAAGCCGACCGAGCCGCACACGCACACAGCCGCCTAGCCGCCCTTGCCGCGCCCGGAGTGCGAGCGCTCGGGCCGCTCGATCAGACGGGTCTCGAGCAACTGGCCGCCGCGGTGCAGGATCGGGTAGGCCACCGAGGCGATCTGGCTGTTCATTTCCTTGTAGGCCGCGAGCGTCTCGAGGTGGATGTTGCTCGAGCCGAAACTCGTCGCGCCGCCAGCGCCGAGCCGGCGCAGGTGCCGCTTGCGGCTGGCGCGCTCCATCTGCGTCATTTCGACCTTCTCCTCGAGCAGCAGCCGCGCGCTCTCGAGGTCCGAGGAAATCAGCACGTTGGCTGCGAGCGCGACGTTGGCCACCACCTTCTCGTGCATGGCGAGCAGCTCGCGGTGCCCTTCAATCGAGAAGTCGACGCCCTCCTCGGCCTTCTGCAGTGCGCGCGGGATCAGGCGTTTGACCACCGTGTCCCCGGCCGACTCGACGCAGATCGCGTACTCGACGAGGGCGTGCGCCAGCTGCCGCTCCTCGTCGTTCATCGACTCCTGCGGCAGTTGCGCCATGAACTGGCGTATGCCGTCGAGCGCAAGGTTGACGTGCTTGTCCTGCAGCATGAGCAGGCGCGCCTGCTGCTTGTTGCCCGACTCGTAGAGGTCCATGACCGGCTTCACCATGTCCTCGACCAGGTGCAGCATGCGCAGGATCTCGCGCTTCAGGCTGGAGTTGGCGAGGTTCGGCGTGTCGAGCGCACTGGAGGTCAGCACCGAGCGGTGCGCGCTGACCGCCTCGATCGGCTCGTCAACCTCCTCGGGAAACAGCCAGACAAAGGGTCTTTCCAACAGCCGGCCGAACGGCAACCACACCAGCAGCGCGCTGTTGAACGCCACGTGCACGACGATCAGCGCCTGCGCCGCGCCGACGTGGGCAATCGGGGCGATCAGCGCAAAGCCGTTCACGGCCCACAGCGCCACCACCGCGCCGACACCGCGCAGCAGCAGGTTGGCCAGCGGGATGCGCCGCGCACTCGGGTCGAGAGAGCGGCTGAGCCAGACCGGGATCAGCGCCGAGCCAAGGTTGGCACCAAGCACGAGCGCCACACCGGCCGGCAGGGGGATGGCGTCGATCGCGACCAGCGTCACGCACATCAGCACCACGGCCACACTCGAGTGCATGACAAAAGCCAGGCCCGCACCGATGACAAAGGCCGTCAGGTGGTCGTTGTCGAGGTAGGCCGCCACCGACGGTAGGAAGCTCGACTGCTGAATCGGCACCATCGCCTCGCGCAGGAAGCGCAGGGACACCAGGATGAACGCGATGCCGAGCAGGATGCGCCCGGTCTGTTTCGGGCCGCGGCGGCTCGAATTCAGAAAAAGCCCCGCGCCGAGCGCGAGCAACGTGGGCGCGAGCCAGCGCGTCTCGAACGACAGCAACTGAATCAGCAAGGCCGACCCGAGGTCGGCGCCGAGCGCGGTCGCGATGCCCGACGAAAACGACAGAAGCCCGCTGCCGGCAAAGCCCGCCGCCAGGAGCACCACCGCCGCCGAGCTCTGCAGCACCACCGCGAGCCCGAGGCCCGTGGCCGCCGAGCGCACCGCGCCGTTGGCGCGTGTCACCACCCGCTTGAAGGACGACCCGAAGGCGCGCTCGATGCCCGTGCGTACCATGCGCACCGCGTAGAGCAACAGCAAGGTGGCGCCGACGATTTGCACCAAAAAAAAGAGAATGTCCATATCCCAAGCCTACACCTCTGCCGGGCGGGGCCACGGCCCCGGGTCTGCGATGTGTGACGGCGTGCCGGTGGCAAAATCACACTGCATGCAAGTGTATAGCCGCTGCGCAGAGACTCTGACGGCAGCAACCAGGCGGCGTTCCGCGAGAACAGTCGGGCGATTTCCCTGGGCCGAAACCCATCCAGGTCCCTGCGGGCCGGTGTCTGTGTCCGCCGGGCGCACCGTTTGCGGTCCCGCACCTACACCGCATGCGGGCACCGAGAACGCAGGGCTTCAGATCTGATACAACCCCTGCCCCGGACGCCGCACTGCACCAGCCTGGCGCACGGATTCGGACGAACCGCACCCGCTTGCGCCCCGGTGGTGCGCACCCCACCACGCGACGCCGCCCACACCCCATCGCGGTGCCGCCGGCGCTGCTGCTTGCACGGCCAGAGGTGGTACCCTGCGATCACCAACCACTTGGAGAGTCTCATGATCAAGCGCACGCTTGCGGCGGCCGTCATGGCCGTGGCCGCAACCGCCGCCCTGGCCGGCGGCCACGGCACCAAAGTCCCCTTCGCGCTGGACTGGAAATTCGAGGGCCCGTCGGCGCCCTACTTCGCCGCCATCGACAACGGCCACTTCGAGGCCGCGGGCCTGGAAGTGGACATCGCGGCCGGCAAGGGCTCGCTCGACGCCATCCCGAAAGTCGCCACCGGCGCCTTCCCGATCGGCTTCGCCGACATCAACAGCCTGGTGAAATTCCTCGACCAGAACCCGGGCGCCCCGGTCATTGCGGCGATGATGGTCTACGACAAGCCGCCGTTCGCAGTCGTCGGCCGCAAATCCCTCGGCGTGGAAGGCCCCGGCGACCTCGCCGGCAAGGTGCTCGGCGCACCGCCGCCCGACGGCGCCTGGGCGCAGTTCCCGATCTTCGCGGCCGAAAACGGCATCAACATGAGTGATATCACCGTCGAGCCGGTCGGCTTCCCGACGCGTGAGCCGATGCTGGCCGAGGGCAACGTCTCCTCGATCACCGGCTTCTCGTTCAGCTCGTACCTGAACCTCGTGCGCCTCGGCGTGCCGGAAGACGACATCTCCACCATCCTGATGGCGGACTACGGCGTCGACCTCTACGGCAACGCGATCATCGTCAACACCGACTTCGCCGCCGAGAACGCCGACGTGGTCAAGGGCTTCCTCGGGGCAGTGGCCATGGGCTGGAAAGACGCCATCGCTGACCCGGCCAGCGTGATCCCGGCCCTGCTTGACCGCAACCCGGCCGCCGACGGCGCGCTGGAGCAGCGCCGCCTGCAACTCGCGATCGACGCCAACGTCGTCACCGACTACACGATGGCCAACGGCATGGGCGGCATCGACGCCGACCGCATGGCCAACGCCATCACCCAGATCGGCACTGTCTACGAGTTCCAGAACACGCCGGACGCCAGCCTCTACTTCACCAGTGAATACCTTCCAGAAGGCGGTTTTCCGCTGAAGTAAGGACCTCAATGCAGGCCGGGGCCTGTCCCCGGCCGGTCCACAGGCGGCTGAGAAGCGTAGCGAGCAAGCCCAAATACAAGGAGCGAGCAGCGCAGAGGCCGAGACATATCAGACAGATAGGCGAGGTCCGAGCAGCGCAGCGACGCAGTAGTTGGGCTGCGC
This window encodes:
- a CDS encoding ABC transporter substrate-binding protein, which translates into the protein MAVAATAALAGGHGTKVPFALDWKFEGPSAPYFAAIDNGHFEAAGLEVDIAAGKGSLDAIPKVATGAFPIGFADINSLVKFLDQNPGAPVIAAMMVYDKPPFAVVGRKSLGVEGPGDLAGKVLGAPPPDGAWAQFPIFAAENGINMSDITVEPVGFPTREPMLAEGNVSSITGFSFSSYLNLVRLGVPEDDISTILMADYGVDLYGNAIIVNTDFAAENADVVKGFLGAVAMGWKDAIADPASVIPALLDRNPAADGALEQRRLQLAIDANVVTDYTMANGMGGIDADRMANAITQIGTVYEFQNTPDASLYFTSEYLPEGGFPLK
- a CDS encoding Na/Pi cotransporter family protein, whose amino-acid sequence is MDILFFLVQIVGATLLLLYAVRMVRTGIERAFGSSFKRVVTRANGAVRSAATGLGLAVVLQSSAAVVLLAAGFAGSGLLSFSSGIATALGADLGSALLIQLLSFETRWLAPTLLALGAGLFLNSSRRGPKQTGRILLGIAFILVSLRFLREAMVPIQQSSFLPSVAAYLDNDHLTAFVIGAGLAFVMHSSVAVVLMCVTLVAIDAIPLPAGVALVLGANLGSALIPVWLSRSLDPSARRIPLANLLLRGVGAVVALWAVNGFALIAPIAHVGAAQALIVVHVAFNSALLVWLPFGRLLERPFVWLFPEEVDEPIEAVSAHRSVLTSSALDTPNLANSSLKREILRMLHLVEDMVKPVMDLYESGNKQQARLLMLQDKHVNLALDGIRQFMAQLPQESMNDEERQLAHALVEYAICVESAGDTVVKRLIPRALQKAEEGVDFSIEGHRELLAMHEKVVANVALAANVLISSDLESARLLLEEKVEMTQMERASRKRHLRRLGAGGATSFGSSNIHLETLAAYKEMNSQIASVAYPILHRGGQLLETRLIERPERSHSGRGKGG
- a CDS encoding cytochrome c peroxidase, whose protein sequence is MDHPDTPPDAFPPLLGPAALVVASLATAVLVGCDDFDPAAVNFTQDDVVAVGDVRTLDVQGRTFTSLPENGPVVNPLEAALGRDLFWDPILSGNRDVACATCHLPEHGYTDGQFRSIGVGGSGRGANRVVGHTRRVPRNAQSVLNTAWQGIDVLGNVDPTTAPMFWDNRVTTLEAQALEPIRSREEMRGDNFTVAQMEAEVVNRLNGIAAYSTAFNTAFGSAPITLEQVGRALAAFQRTLVANNAPFDRWMRGEPNAMTPNQLSGMVEFAASGCADCHSGPLFSDHQLRVLGVREGQGLAQPDDGDGNFAFRTPSLRQLDFTGPFFHAGQFATLGQAVDFYDERRSSDNPNVPSSALDPELLQVPEMEDGRGAIIADFLRALNDPGFDRSEPATVPSGLSPGGF